The Treponema primitia ZAS-1 genome includes a region encoding these proteins:
- a CDS encoding carbohydrate ABC transporter permease: protein MSFQKLNGFNDVSFIGLKNYKRLFNVHYYKAIWNSLRYTFWTIFVLVPLPLLLAVLLNNKLTIGKTFFRSVFFLPALTSVIVAGMFFRYAFGSQDATFMNAILGKFGIPARKWLMEANTGMLALVVLCTWRWLGVNIVYFLSGLQNISPELYESAEIDGANAVQKLFYITLPSLRPVTTYVITISVYGGLSMFAESFSFWTARSPEDIGLTLVGYIYSAGFTNNDLGLASAIGVTLIILIMAITAAQLFMTGFFKKEQ, encoded by the coding sequence ATGAGCTTTCAAAAACTGAACGGCTTCAATGATGTCAGTTTTATTGGATTGAAGAATTACAAGCGGCTGTTTAACGTGCATTACTATAAGGCAATATGGAATAGTTTACGGTACACGTTCTGGACAATTTTTGTATTAGTGCCCTTGCCATTGCTGCTTGCCGTCCTGTTGAATAATAAACTTACTATCGGCAAGACCTTCTTTCGTTCCGTGTTCTTTTTACCGGCGCTGACATCGGTTATCGTCGCCGGTATGTTTTTCCGGTATGCCTTCGGGTCACAGGATGCAACGTTTATGAACGCAATTCTTGGTAAATTCGGTATTCCTGCCCGTAAGTGGCTTATGGAAGCGAATACCGGTATGCTTGCGTTGGTTGTCCTGTGTACCTGGCGGTGGCTCGGCGTTAATATCGTGTATTTCCTTTCGGGACTGCAAAATATTTCCCCTGAATTGTACGAATCCGCCGAGATTGATGGGGCGAATGCCGTACAAAAACTATTTTATATAACTCTTCCGTCGTTACGCCCGGTGACGACCTATGTAATCACTATCAGTGTGTATGGCGGGCTTTCCATGTTTGCCGAGTCCTTTTCTTTTTGGACAGCCCGATCTCCGGAGGATATCGGGCTCACGCTGGTCGGCTATATTTATTCAGCCGGCTTTACGAATAATGACCTTGGACTTGCTTCCGCTATTGGTGTTACGCTTATTATACTTATTATGGCGATTACGGCGGCGCAATTATTTATGACAGGGTTTTTTAAGAAGGAGCAGTAG
- a CDS encoding ABC transporter substrate-binding protein translates to MNVVKKVLFTALVLVITAGTVSMLSCQKKDAVAGKGPYQLTFWTFQDLHRGFMEDAAEVWNAKNPDRQIKLNTEVYSYDDNHNKLLIALQSGKNAPDIADIEIARFANFIQGTSPGLLPLNDVLAPYMEYVVKARFDNYAKNGNYYGVDAHVGATVMYYNMDIMNAAGIDINAIKTWDDFVAAGRTVLAKTGKPMTAYETTEHWSMYPLMNQQGSDIFAADGSVILDNAINNKTLQFMLDNIRSGIAVKAPGGFMHSEEWYAYMNEGNVGAIVMPAWYMGRFTDYMPDLKGKIAILPMPVFNSTDKRSAGMGGTGTGVTNQAKDAALCKDFLAFAKLDRDQSIKTWTVLGFDPLRWDVWDDPIMKAPNKYTDYFGTGVFDILYTVKDEFNPLNITANYPQGITVLQKSVLPAALESESLTPAAALKAGADELRAIN, encoded by the coding sequence ATGAATGTAGTGAAGAAAGTACTGTTTACCGCCCTGGTCTTGGTTATCACCGCGGGGACAGTATCAATGTTAAGCTGTCAAAAGAAGGATGCTGTCGCCGGGAAGGGTCCGTATCAGTTGACGTTCTGGACATTCCAGGACTTGCACCGTGGTTTTATGGAGGATGCGGCAGAGGTATGGAACGCCAAAAATCCTGATCGCCAAATCAAACTGAACACCGAGGTTTATTCCTACGACGACAACCACAACAAACTGCTCATCGCCCTGCAGTCCGGCAAAAACGCTCCCGATATAGCGGACATTGAAATCGCCCGTTTTGCCAACTTCATCCAGGGCACATCCCCGGGACTCCTTCCCCTGAACGATGTCCTGGCCCCTTACATGGAATATGTGGTGAAGGCCCGTTTTGACAACTACGCTAAAAATGGCAATTACTACGGCGTAGATGCCCATGTGGGAGCTACGGTAATGTACTACAACATGGACATTATGAACGCCGCCGGGATAGATATTAATGCCATTAAAACATGGGACGACTTCGTGGCTGCCGGTAGAACGGTGCTCGCCAAAACCGGAAAACCCATGACCGCCTATGAAACCACGGAACACTGGTCCATGTACCCCCTGATGAACCAACAGGGTTCGGACATCTTCGCCGCCGATGGTTCCGTCATCCTGGACAACGCTATCAATAACAAAACCTTGCAGTTCATGCTGGACAACATCCGTTCCGGTATCGCGGTGAAAGCCCCCGGCGGTTTCATGCATTCAGAAGAATGGTATGCCTATATGAACGAAGGTAACGTGGGGGCAATCGTAATGCCCGCTTGGTACATGGGGCGGTTCACGGACTATATGCCCGATCTGAAGGGAAAAATCGCCATTCTGCCCATGCCGGTCTTCAATTCCACGGATAAACGATCTGCGGGTATGGGGGGCACGGGAACCGGTGTTACCAACCAGGCAAAAGACGCAGCGCTCTGCAAGGATTTCCTCGCCTTTGCCAAACTGGATCGCGATCAGAGTATCAAAACATGGACCGTGCTGGGCTTCGACCCCCTGCGCTGGGACGTGTGGGACGATCCAATCATGAAGGCGCCTAACAAGTACACCGATTATTTCGGTACCGGTGTGTTTGATATACTCTACACCGTCAAGGATGAATTCAACCCCTTGAACATCACCGCCAACTATCCCCAGGGGATAACGGTTTTGCAGAAGTCGGTGTTACCTGCGGCTTTGGAGAGCGAGAGCTTGACCCCCGCAGCGGCGCTTAAGGCCGGTGCTGACGAGCTGCGTGCAATCAACTAA